The proteins below come from a single Drosophila miranda strain MSH22 chromosome Y unlocalized genomic scaffold, D.miranda_PacBio2.1 Contig_Y1_pilon, whole genome shotgun sequence genomic window:
- the LOC117190436 gene encoding eukaryotic translation initiation factor 3 subunit K-like has translation MSHLVKMENGQSQTIQEMLGCIERYNPDHLKTLEAYIQDQAKNTTYDLEANLAVLKLYQFNPHMLNFEITYTILLKSLTNLPHTDFVMAKCLLLPQQMKDENIQTIIDLADILERADFTLFWQRAEVNRTMFRHISGFHDSIRKFVSHVVSITFQTIKKDLLKELLGGIEDSTLESWIKRNGWKHQGQDLIVVAMQDDKIKTKNITEKIEFENVGALMAQCR, from the exons ATGTCGCACCTTGTGAAGATGGAAAATGGCCAGAGCCAGACGATACAGGAGATGCTTGGATGCATTGAACG CTACAACCCCGACCATTTGAAGACTCTGGAGGCGTACATTCAGGACCAGGCCAAGAATACCACCTACGACCTGGAGGCCAACCTGGCCGTTCTCAAGCTGTACCAGTTCAATCCGCACATGCTCAACTTTGAGATCACCTACACGATTCTGCTGAAATCGCTAACAAATCTGCCGCACACGGACTTCGTGATGGCCAAGTGTCTGCTGTTGCCGCAGCAGATGAAGGACGAAAACATTCAGACCATTATCGATCTAGCAGATATACTGGAGCGTGCCGATTTCACCCTGTTCTGGCAGCGCGCCGAGGTTAACCGTACCATGTTCCGCCACATTAGCGGCTTCCATGATTCCATTCGAAAGTTTGTCTCCCATGTTGTGAGCATCACCTTCCAGACCATCAAGAAGGATTTGCTGAAAGAACTTCTGGGCGGCATTGAGGACTCGACACTGGAGAGCTGGATCAAGCGCAACGGATGGAAGCATCAGGGCCAGGATCTCATTGTCGTCGCCATGCAGGACGACAAAATTAAGACGAAGAATATCACAGAGAAGATCGAGTTCGAGAACGTTGGCGCACTCATGGCACAGTGCCGCTAG
- the LOC117190435 gene encoding TATA-box-binding protein-like — MDQMLSPNFSIPSIGTPMHQMEADQQIIANPIYHPPAIPQPEPAISAPVPVAGQQQQPDASNSTTGGSGLFGHEPSLPLAHKQMQSYQPSASYQQQQQQQGQPAGGTTPQSLMQPQTPQSMMSHMIPMSERSTSGVGAGGDSLSNIHQTMGPATPMTPATPGSADPGIVPQLQNIVSTVNLCCKLDLKKIALHARNAEYNPKRFAAVIMRIREPRTTALIFSSGKMVCTGAKSEDDSRLAARKYARIIQKLGFPAKFLDFKIQNMVGSCDVKFPIRLEGLVLTHCNFSSYEPELFPGLIYRMVRPRIVLLIFVSGKVVLTGAKVRQEIYDAFDKIYPILKKFKKQS, encoded by the exons ATGGATCAAATGCTAAGTCCAAACTTCTCGATTCCGAGCATTGGAACGCCAATGCATCAGATGGAGGCTGATCAACAGATTATAGCAAATCCCATTTATCATCCTCCGGCAATACCACAGCCAGAACCTGCAATATCCGCCCCAGTACCAGTAGCgggacaacagcagcagccagatgCCAGCAACTCTACAACCGGCGGCAGTGGACTTTTTGGCCACGAACCGTCATTGCCCTTGGCCCACAAACAAATGCAGAGCTACCAACCCTCAGCGTCAtatcagcaacagcagcagcagcagggacAACCTGCCGGAGGCACTACACCGCAATCTCTAATGCAGCCACAGACTCCACAGAGCATGATGTCGCACATGATTCCCATGAGTGAGCGCAGTACGTCAGGCGTGGGGGCAGGCGGAGATTCCCTCAGCAACATACACCAGACCATGGGTCCAGCAACCCCCATGACACCGGCAACGCCTGGCTCAGCAGACCCCGGAATTGTTCCTCAGCTTCAAAATATTGTGTCCACAGTGAATTTGTGCTGCAAGCTGGATCTGAAAAAGATTGCACTACATGCAAGAAACGCCGAGTACAACCCAAAACGTTTTGCTGCCGTCATCATGCGTATCCGTGAGCCTCGCACAACCGCTCTGATTTTCAGCTCCGGCAAAATGGTATGCACCGGCGCCAAAAGTGAAGACGACTCCAGACTGGCGGCGCGGAAATACGCTCGCATCATACAGAAGCTGGGATTCCCG GCAAAATTCCTCGATTTCAAGATTCAAAACATGGTTGGCTCGTGCGATGTTAAGTTTCCAATAAGACTGGAGGGCCTGGTGCTGACGCATTGCAATTTCAGCAGCTACGAGCCTGAGCTCTTTCCAGGTCTGATCTATCGTATGGTGCGTCCGCGTATTGTGCTTCTCATCTTCGTTTCGGGGAAAGTGGTGTTGACGGGCGCAAAAGTCCGACAGGAGATCTACGATGCCTTCGACAAAATATATCCCATATTGAAAAAGTTCAAAAAACAGTCATAA
- the LOC108160377 gene encoding leucine-rich repeat protein soc-2 homolog — METIFKFFRKNYVLANCENAIIKKAFLLNLSHYQISEAPEIIGKCESLIKLFLNQNKLTKVPSTITNLVRLQVLALDYNKLNEFPLAICQLVQLKSLNISCNNIHRLPPELGYLTQLETFWCNNTGLLELPSEIGNCERLEILGVRGNRLTKLPSSVGSLASLRWFTAEGCQLREVPLSFALLGSLVHLNLRGNRLKRIPGVLVAMEKLRFVFLNENIIDELPTRFQLQELRFLEMLNLKRNPICLHQDLQVLAVRQTNIYMELPEHLMDAADEFAAECSNRDQHQDHQAGTDETETSDWANSARTSQLDNTDESSLENRLEDLSVMLPAMSRYITSF, encoded by the exons ATGGAGACGATTTTCAAGTTCTTCCGCAAAAATTATGTGCTGGCCAACTGCGAGAATGCCATCATCAAAAAGGCCTTCTTGTTGAATCTCTCCCACTACCAAATTTCTGAGGCACCCGAAATAATTGGCAAATGCGAAAGTTTGATAAAGCTTTTTCTGAATCAGAACAAACTAACAAAG GTTCCCTCCACCATTACCAATCTCGTGCGGTTGCAAGTTTTGGCCTTGGATTACAACAAGCTGAATGAATTTCCACTGGCCATCTGTCAACTAGTGCAACTGAAGTCCCTCAACATAAGCTGCAACAACATCCATCGCCTGCCCCCGGAACTGGGCTACCTAACCCAGTTGGAGACCTTCTGGTGTAACAACACAGGGCTCCTGGAACTACCGTCGGAGATCGGAAACTGCGAGCGTCTCGAGATACTGGGTGTGCGTGGAAATCGCCTGACAAAGCTACCCTCGTCGGTCGGATCCCTCGCATCGCTGCGCTGGTTCACGGCCGAAGGCTGTCAGCTGCGCGAGGTGCCCCTATCATTCGCACTGTTGGGCAGCTTGGTGCACCTCAATCTGAGAGGCAATCGTCTCAAACGGATCCCAGGAGTGCTTGTTGCGATGGAGAAGTTACGGTTCGTATTCCTCAACGAGAACATAATCGACGAACTGCCTACACGCTTCCAATTGCAAGAGCTGCGTTTTCTGGAAATGCTCAACTTGAAAAGGAATCCAATCTGTCTTCATCAGGACTTGCAGGTTCTTGCAGTG CGGCAAACAAACATATACATGGAACTGCCGGAGCATCTAATGGATGCAGCCGATGAGTTTGCCGCTGAATGTTCAAATAGAGATCAGCATCAAGACCACCAGGCCGGTACTGATGAAACGGAGACGTCAGACTGGGCTAACAGCGCGCGAACCAGCCAGCTGGACAACACAGACGAAAGCTCGTTGGAGAATAGACTTGAAGATTTGAGCGTAATGCTGCCAGCGATGTCGCGTTATATCACATCCTTTTGA
- the LOC108160379 gene encoding mitochondrial import inner membrane translocase subunit Tim10, with the protein MDMSQISPADQAKVQVMQEMEIEMMSDLYNRMTTACHKMCIPPRYSESELGKGEMVCIDRCVAKYLDIHEHIGKKLTAMSMQDAELMKNMTS; encoded by the exons ATGGACATGTCCCAGATCAGCCCGGCCGACCAGGCCAAAGTTCAGGTCATGCAAGAAATGGAAATTGAAATGATGTCTGATTTATATAACCGCATGACGACCGCATGCCACAAGATGTGTATTCCACCGCGCTATTCGGAGTCGGAGTTGG GAAAGGGCGAGATGGTCTGCATAGACCGCTGTGTGGCTAAGTACCTGGACATTCATGAGCATATTGGCAAGAAGCTAACGGCCATGTCCATGCAGGACGCAGAGCTCATGAAGAATATGACTAGTTAA
- the LOC108160380 gene encoding uncharacterized protein LOC108160380 — MTLGNAGRIAVCWGILTAGGVYAFVLSKQSVDSRRYESMRVRERMRKANHGDYDSSSSERRFD; from the exons ATGACGTTAGGAAACGCTGGACGAATTGCTGTTTGTTG GGGAATTCTGACCGCTGGTGGAGTGTACGCTTTTGTGCTGTCCAAGCAATCCGTTGATAGCCGGCGTTACGAGAGCATGCGAGTGCGTGAACGCATGCGAAAAGCAAATCACGGCGACTACGACTCTTCCTCTTCTGAAAGGCGTTTTGACTAA
- the LOC117191579 gene encoding WASH complex subunit 1-like — MEENHENAHCRQQETASVADDDPISFHVRTEQEHEAPLVAERKMTNRTSGLGGLPLTGVKSVPSLMRFNTNEFAYGDDLNAWKRSLPPQRTRRTASQAKITTENLLAPAPHSLAYGTTKLATPAGDLRYNPAALAAPAIDVPLDLPDLPGIPNDLQYEPVEENTPIAPSQQFGELPELPGLEVEERTTYQCQIRRQYEDQLDQFLYRRHHRHRLHHHRHHHPRLLKILWLPYGMLEEHLADVSTRLRLHPSMWWTRRDPKQEPVPLVILWRIS; from the exons ATGGAAGAGAATCACGAAAATGCACACTGTCGACAGCAAGAGACGGCATCAGTGGCAGATGATGATCCTATTTCCTTTCATGTGCGAACCGAGCAGGAACATGAAGCCCCGTTGGTCGCCGAGAGAAAGATGACTAATCGGACTTCCGGCTTGGGTGGTCTTCCCTTGACTGGCGTAAAATCGGTCCCATCATTGATGCGTTTCAACACCAACGAGTTTGCTTACGGTGATGATTTGAATGCTTGGAAGCGTTCTCTTCCCCCGCAGAGGACAAGACGTACAGCCAGCCAAGCCAAGATAACGACGGAGAACCTACTAGCCCCGGCTCCGCATTCACTGGCTTATGGCACCACAAAGTTGGCGACTCCCGCCGGGGATTTGCGATACAATCCAGCCGCTTTGGCTGCCCCAGCCATCGATGTGCCCTTGGATTTGCCCGACCTTCCTGGCATACCCAACGACTTGCAATATGAGCCTGTAGAAGAGAATACGCCCATTGCTCCGTCCCAGCAGTTTGGAGAGTTGCCAGAATTACCCGGATTGGAGGTGGAGGAACGTACCACGTACCAGTGCCAGATAAGAAGACAGTACGAAGATCAGTTGGATCAGTTCCTGTATCGACgccaccaccgccaccgcctccaccaccaccgccaccaccacccccGACTCCTAAAAAT CTTATGGCTGCCATACGGAATGCTGGAGGAGCACTTGGCGGACGTCTCCACTCGGCTGCGGCTGCACCCCTCGATGTGGTGGACACGACGAGATCCAAAGCAGGAACCAGTGCCACTGGTGATCTTATGGCGGATCtcttaa
- the LOC117189848 gene encoding protein LTO1 homolog, translating to MSTPSRDINDLFDDIVLTEENHARLGYEEGLKDGNSQGNEEGYKLGYSQGVQLGEELGRILGEVVAQQQLPHTERVRRTLDQLRSLIEGFPRKNESEADIIGAVETIRNTNRRLRALLGTKGTASPEPSPANRKDYSF from the coding sequence ATGTCCACTCCGTCACGAGATATCAACGATTTGTTTGATGATATAGTACTTACCGAAGAGAATCACGCTCGTCTTGGCTACGAAGAAGGCTTGAAGGACGGTAATTCGCAGGGAAACGAGGAGGGCTATAAATTGGGCTACTCGCAGGGCGTTCAGTTGGGCGAGGAACTTGGCAGAATACTGGGTGAGGTTGTGGCTCAGCAACAATTGCCCCATACGGAGAGGGTGCGACGAACTCTTGACCAGCTGCGGTCCCTCATTGAAGGATTTCCCCGGAAGAACGAGTCGGAAGCGGACATTATCGGAGCCGTAGAAACCATCCGCAATACTAATCGGCGCCTTCGTGCCCTCTTGGGTACCAAAGGAACAGCTTCTCCCGAACCATCCCCTGCTAATCGCAAGGATTATAGTTTCTAG
- the LOC117189849 gene encoding small nuclear ribonucleoprotein F, with protein MSAGMPINPKPFLNGLTGKPVLVKLKWGQEYKGFLVSVDGYMNMQLANTEEVIEGSVTGNLGEVLIRCNNVLYIKGMEDDDEEGEMRD; from the coding sequence ATGTCTGCTGGCATGCCAATCAACCCCAAGCCATTTCTTAATGGGCTTACTGGGAAACCCGTGCTGGTGAAACTCAAATGGGGACAAGAATACAAAGGCTTTTTGGTCTCCGTGGACGGCTATATGAACATGCAATTGGCCAACACAGAGGAAGTCATCGAGGGCTCTGTCACCGGCAATCTGGGAGAGGTGCTGATACGTTGCAACAATGTGCTCTACATAAAGGGCATGGAGGATGACGACGAAGAGGGTGAAATGCGCGACTAG